From the Vanessa cardui chromosome 18, ilVanCard2.1, whole genome shotgun sequence genome, one window contains:
- the LOC124537438 gene encoding ejaculatory bulb-specific protein 3-like translates to MKMFILLFGSMLLSLSFAEKYTDRYDDFDIKELTSNKRLLSSYLKCVLDQGRCTPEGKELKLHIKDAIQTGCEKCTTTQKTKSRIVVAHIREHEKTFWEELKKKYDPDSKYKEIYEAFLNADD, encoded by the exons ATGAAGATGTTCATATTACTTTTCGGTTCCATGCTTTTGAGTTTGTCGTTCGCTGAAAAATACACGGATAGATACGACGACTTTGATATAAAAGAACTCACATCAAACAAAAGGTTGTTGTCGTCGTATTTAAAATGCGTTTTGGATCAGGGTCGATGCACTCCCGAAGGAAAGGAACTAAAAT TACACATTAAAGACGCGATCCAGACTGGGTGCGAAAAATGTACAACAACACAAAAAACCAAATCTCGCATAGTTGTCGCCCATATTCGTGAACACGAGAAAACGTTTTGGGAAGAACTGAAGAAGAAGTACGATCCAGACAGCAAGTACAAGGAGATATACGAAGCTTTTCTTAACGCAGACGATTga
- the LOC124537430 gene encoding allergen Tha p 1-like, whose product MKAVFMACVLFLVTVVDSKPADTYTDKYDTIDIKEILENRRLLTPFIKCLLDQSKCSAEGKELKSHIQEALENNCAKCTDAQKKWTRVVISHFINNEPDHWKELSAKYDPQSKYVKKYEAELKSITA is encoded by the exons atgaaGGCTGTATTCATGGCCTGCGTTTTGTTCTTGGTCACGGTAGTTGATTCAAAGCCTGCAGATACGTACACAGACAAATATGATACTATAGATATCAAAGAGATCCTCGAAAATCGACGATTATTGACTCCATTCATTAAATGTTTGTTGGATCAAAGTAAATGCTCAGCGGAAGGGAAAGAGTTGAAAT CTCACATCCAGGAAGCTTTGGAGAACAACTGTGCTAAATGTACTGATGCACAAAAAAAATGGACCCGTGTGGTGATAAGTCACTTTATCAACAACGAACCCGACCATTGGAAGGAACTCTCTGCCAAATATGACCCGCAGAGCAAGTATGTCAAGAAGTACGAGGCAGAGCTGAAATCTATTACGGCCTAA
- the LOC124537426 gene encoding allergen Tha p 1-like produces MFTKLFVVTCCLVVAALAEDKYTDKYDNINIQEILENKRLLTAYVNCMLDKGKCSPEGKELKDHIQDALETGCEKCTEKQKDGATTIIERLISHEKEFWDELCAKYDPEGVWRKKYEEQAKEKGIIIPQ; encoded by the exons ATGTTTACCAAACTTTTTGTTGTGACCTGCTGCCTGGTCGTCGCAGCGCTCGCGGAGGATAAGTATACCGACAAATATGACAACATCAACATTCAGGAGATCTTGGAGAACAAGAGATTGTTGACAGCATATGTCAACTGTATGCTGGATAAAGGCAAATGCAGCCCCGAAGGCAAGGAGTTGAAGG ACCATATTCAAGACGCACTCGAAACAGGCTGTGAGAAATGTACCGAGAAACAAAAGGACGGAGCAACGACCATAATCGAACGGCTTATCTCACACGAGAAGGAGTTCTGGGATGAACTGTGTGCCAAGTACGATCCCGAAGGAGTCTGGAGGAAGAAGTACGAGGAACAAGCGAAGGAAAAAGGCATCATCATACCCCAATAA
- the LOC124537439 gene encoding allergen Tha p 1-like, whose amino-acid sequence MLTRLISYVAILTLVLADFYSSRYDDFDIQPLLENDRVLIGYTKCFLDQGPCTPEAKDFKKAIPEAVETTCGKCTPKQKSLIRTVIRAIMDKHPEAWEQLVEKYDKNKNYRENFNRFIEGND is encoded by the exons ATGCTAACCAGACTCATAAGTTATGTCGCAATCCTCACATTGGTCTTAGCGGATTTCTACAGTTCGAGATATGATGATTTTGATATTCAACCACTATTAGAGAACGACAGGGTCCTGATAGGTTACACCAAGTGCTTCCTCGATCAAGGACCTTGCACACCAGAGGCAAAAGACTTTAAAA AAGCAATACCAGAAGCGGTTGAAACTACTTGTGGAAAATGTACTCCGAAGCAAAAAAGTTTAATTCGAACAGTGATAAGGGCTATAATGGATAAGCACCCTGAAGCTTGGGAGCAGCTTGTTGAAAAGTATGacaaaaataagaattatagaGAGAACTTCAATAGATTTATAGAAGGAAATGATTAA
- the LOC124537427 gene encoding allergen Tha p 1-like, with protein sequence MKVIILIALASCVAVAWGKPQGTYTDKWDQINIDEILESQRLLKGYVDCLVDRGRCTSDAKALKETLPDALEHDCKKCTEKQKTGADKVIRHLVNKRPDLWKELSAKYDPKNIYQQRYKDKIDAVKQA encoded by the coding sequence ATGAAGGTAATCATTCTTATCGCCTTGGCATCTTGCGTGGCAGTTGCTTGGGGTAAGCCACAAGGTACTTACACCGACAAATGGGACCAAATCAACATCGATGAAATTTTGGAATCTCAGCGCCTGTTGAAAGGTTACGTCGATTGCTTAGTTGATAGAGGCCGTTGCACATCTGACGCTAAGGCCCTCAAAGAAACTCTTCCTGATGCGCTGGAACATGATTGTAAGAAATGTACCGAAAAGCAGAAGACTGGTGCCGACAAAGTCATAAGACATCTGGTAAACAAACGTCCTGATTTATGGAAAGAACTATCAGCCAAGTATGACCCCAAGAACATCTACCAACAAAGATACAAGGACAAAATCGACGCCGTGAAGCAAGCTTAA